A genome region from Panicum virgatum strain AP13 chromosome 4K, P.virgatum_v5, whole genome shotgun sequence includes the following:
- the LOC120705172 gene encoding myb-related protein Zm38-like, whose product MGRPPCCDKANVKKGPWTPEEDAKLLAYTSTHGTGNWTNVPQRAGLKRCGKSCRLRYTNYLRPNLKHENFTQEEEDLIVTLHAMLGSRWSLIANQLPGRTDNDVKNYWNTKLSKKLRQRGIDPITHRPIADLMHSIGALAIRPPQPAHSPNGGSSSSYLPGPAALPLVHDVAYHAAGILEPPPLPPPQQQQQAVIARVDADAPASPAADHGQQLKWSDFLADDAAAAAAASEAQQVLGQYHHEAGGSGVLAAGSSSAGGGRGCGDGGGGDDGAAAFIDAILDCDKETGVDQLIAELLADPAYYAGSSSSSSEMGWGC is encoded by the exons ATGGGGAGGCCGCCGTGCTGCGACAAAGCGAACGTGAAGAAGGGGCCGTGGACGCCGGAGGAGGACGCCAAGCTGCTGGCCTACACCTCCACCCATGGCACCGGCAACTGGACCAACGTGCCCCAGAGAGCAG GGCTGAAGAGGTGCGGCAAGAGCTGCAGGCTGAGGTACACCAACTACCTGCGCCCCAACCTCAAGCACGAGAACTTCacccaggaggaggaggacctcaTCGTCACCCTCCACGCCATGCTCGGAAGCAG GTGGTCTCTGATCGCGAACCAGCTGCCGGGGCGCACGGACAACGACGTGAAGAACTACTGGAACACGAAGCTGAGCAAGAAGCTGCGGCAGCGCGGGATCGACCCCATCACGCACCGCCCCATCGCCGACCTCATGCACAGCATCGGCGCGCTCGCCATCcgcccgccgcagccggcgcaCTCTCCCAacggcggctcctcctcctcctacctccccgggccggcggcgctcccgctcgTCCACGACGTCGCGTACCACGCAGCCGGCATcctggagccgccgccgctgccgccaccgcagcagcagcagcaggccgtcATCGCGCGCGTGGACGCGGACGCGCCCGCGTCGCCGGCCGCGGACCacgggcagcagctcaagtggAGCGACTTCCTCGCcgacgacgccgcggccgcggccgcggcgtccgAGGCGCAGCAGGTTCTTGGCCAGTACCACCAcgaggccggcggcagcggcgttcTGGCTGCTGGGAGCAGcagcgctggcggcggccgcgggtgcggtgacggtggtggcggtgacgacggcgcggcggcgttcatCGACGCGATCCTGGACTGCGACAAGGAGACCGGGGTGGACCAGCTCATCGCCGAGCTGCTGGCGGACCCGGCCTACTACGCcggctcctcctcttcctcctcggagATGGGCTGGGGTTGCTGA